The Bos indicus x Bos taurus breed Angus x Brahman F1 hybrid chromosome 25, Bos_hybrid_MaternalHap_v2.0, whole genome shotgun sequence genome has a window encoding:
- the TNFRSF17 gene encoding tumor necrosis factor receptor superfamily member 17, whose amino-acid sequence MAQRCSPNEYFDRLLNSCISCQLRCPNTPPVICQHYCNTMKGTNTFLWTCLGLSLIVSLTVFVLMFLLRKMSSEPLKDKLKNTGAVLQKNANADLDVSNNSTIVAEPLLSRGLGYTVEECTCEDCVRSKPKVDSDHFFPLPAMEEGATILVTTKTNEYCSSLLAASSVTGMEKSIYTR is encoded by the exons ATGGCTCAGCGGTGCTCCCCAAATGAATATTTTGACAGATTGCTGAATTCTTGCATATCGTGTCAACTTCGATGCCCTAATACCCCTCCTGTAATATGTCAGCATTATTGTAACACAA TGAAAGGAACAAATACATTTCTCTGGACCTGTTTGGGCCTGAGCTTGATAGTTTCCTTGACAGTTTTCGTATTGATGTTCTTGCTAAGGAAGATGAGCTCCGAACCATTAAAGGACAAACTTAAAAACACAG GAGCGGTTCTCCAGAAGAATGCTAACGCAGATCTGGATGTTAGCAATAACAGCACCATCGTGGCTGAACCTCTTCTTTCGAGAGGCCTGGGGTACACAGTAGAAGAATGTACGTGCGAAGACTGTGTCAGGAGCAAACCGAAGGTCGATTCTGACCATTTCTTCCCCCTTCCAGCCATGGAGGAAGGCGCGACCATTCTTGTCACCACGAAAACAAATGAGTACTGCAGCAGTCTGCTCGCTGCCTCCAGTGTCACGGGGATGGAGAAGTCAATTTATACCAGATAA